In Spinacia oleracea cultivar Varoflay chromosome 5, BTI_SOV_V1, whole genome shotgun sequence, a single window of DNA contains:
- the LOC110797028 gene encoding short-chain dehydrogenase TIC 32 B, chloroplastic — MKAALKYLAGIAGPSGYGSNSTANEVTQHCFCPPRLLTAIITGATSGIGAETARVLAKKGVRIIIAARNMKKGGEVKEAILKEAPEAQIIILEIDLSSMASVSRFCSEFLSLNLPLNILINNAGVFSQKLEFSEDKIELTMATNYLGHFLVTELLLEKMVETASQTGIQGRIINVSSLTHSWVNKDNFSLSKMLNPNNYNGTRAYAQSKLANIMHAREMARQLKERNARVTINAIHPGIVKTGIIRAHKGFITDSLYFLAAKLLKSTSQGAATTCYVALSPKVEGVSGKYFADCNQTCSSALAADESQALRLWKHTRTLICRRLQHPTLS; from the exons ATGAAGGCAGCATTGAAGTACTTGGCTGGAATTGCTGGTCCTAGTGGTTATGGCTCTAATTCTACTGCTAATGAAGTTACTCAACACTGTTTTTGCCCTCCTCGTCTTTTAACCGCGATTATCACTG GCGCGACGTCGGGTATTGGGGCAGAAACAGCCAGAGTTTTGGCAAAGAAGGGAGTAAGGATAATAATAGCGGCAAGAAATATGAAAAAAGGAGGTGAAGTAAAAGAGGCGATTTTAAAAGAAGCACCAGAAGCTCAAATTATAATATTGGAGATTGATCTTAGCTCCATGGCTTCAGTTAGCAGATTTTGTTCTGAGTTTTTGTCACTTAATTTGCCTCTCAATATTCTCAT AAACAATGCTGGGGTGTTTTCTCAAAAGTTGGAGTTTTCTGAAGACAAGATTGAGCTCACAATGGCAACAAATTACTTag GGCATTTTTTAGTAACAGAATTACTGTTAGAAAAGATGGTGGAGACAGCATCACAAACAGGAATTCAAGGAAGAATAATAAATGTTTCCTCTTTAACTCACAGCTGggttaacaaagataatttctccCTCTCCAAAATGCTCAATCCAAACaa CTATAATGGCACACGTGCATATGCGCAATCAAAATTGGCTAATATTATGCATGCCAGGGAAATGGCAAGACAATTAAAG GAAAGAAATGCAAGGGTAACAATCAACGCAATACATCCAGGGATTGTCAAGACAGGAATTATAAGAGCACATAAAGGCTTTATTACAG ATTCTTTGTATTTTCTAGCAGCCAAGTTGCTCAAGTCCACATCTCAG gGTGCAGCAACGACATGTTATGTAGCATTGAGCCCAAAAGTGGAAGGTGTAAGTGGGAAATACTTTGCAGATTGTAACCAGACTTGTTCTTCAGCTTTAGCAGCTGATGAATCTCAAGCATTGCGACTATGGAAGCACACTCGTACTCTCATTTGTAGAAGATTACAGCACCCTACACTCTCTTAA
- the LOC110797055 gene encoding kinetochore protein SPC25 homolog produces MASVLEKLRELRRVCDKDIIEPHQQKAGEVFPSFRNFLQSYRPKAEINAHTHVKLGKLKVELRELEDQLVRALAVKTRKETKRIALTDSLSETIVNVDELQKIVLDQAARKDEYANILLEQSNALAESEEKNRREASRDREELQEAFTWYNRVLGFRIDGGRGITFTFTKIIKNCPTEEYSLTVRYANEKYTLLDCKPKLNDIEELVHELNKSNGLYKFVRIMRGKLQAASSGSVSHFIYQDQDCTSSCLSAPVSCVSTDSICKSPLPLNVVSGDIKKRNYVKGAKSPHLFESPRRSPRLLIAKKPREA; encoded by the exons ATGGCTTCAGTGCTCGAAAAGTTGCGGGAGCTTCGAAGAGTTTGTGATAAAGATATTATTGAACCTCATCAGCAAAAAGCCGGCGAAGTTTTTCCCTCTTTTCGGAATTTTCTACAATCATATAGACCCAAGGCTGAGATAAATGCTCATACTCACg TGAAATTGGGGAAACTAAAAGTTGAATTAAGAGAATTGGAGGATCAATTGGTCAGAGCTTTGGCAG TTAAAACACGGAAGGAGACTAAGCGGATTGCACTAACGGACTCCCTTTCTGAAACAATTGTGAATGTGGACGAGCTTCAGAAAATTGTACTAGATCAAGCAGCTAGGAAAGATGAATATGCTAACATCCTATTGGAACAGTCAAATG CTCTTGCTGAATCTGAAGAGAAGAATAGGCGAGAAGCTTCTCGGGACAGAGAAGAACTACAAGAGGCATTTACATGGTACAATAGGGTACTTGGTTTCCGTATTGATGGGGGACGtg GTATTACATTCACATTTACTAAGATCATCAAAAATTGTCCAACTGAGGAGTATTCTTTGACCGTTCGTTATGCGAATGAAAAATATACTT TGCTTGATTGTAAGCCAAAGTTAAATGACATTGAAGAGCTGGTCCATGAGTTGAACAAAAGCAATGGCTTATACAAATTTGTTAGAATTATGAGAGGAAAGTTACAAGCTGCATCATCAG GGTCAGTGTCTCACTTCATATATCAGGATCAAGATTGTACCAGTTCCTGTTTATCTGCCCCAGTTTCCTGTGTTTCAACTGATAGCATATGTAAATCACCACTCCCACTTAATGTAGTCAGTGGAGATATTAAGAAACGCAATTATGTAAAAGGCGCCAAATCACCTCATCTCTTCGAATCTCCTCGACGTTCACCTCGCCTTTTGATA GCAAAGAAACCTAGAGAAGCTTGA